A genomic stretch from Armatimonadota bacterium includes:
- a CDS encoding efflux RND transporter periplasmic adaptor subunit, with the protein MPVGTVISRRTAAVLILILLGGIALAWVFLGSGGPMEVEAARITRGALEVALPVEGIFETRAVELAFEIPGRLAAVSVAEGDAVFAGQRLAWLETAELAAAVEQAAAAAQAARSEVARAGAAVEAARQQAVQAQAAYGAALANLRQLRAGARVEELRQAEAAAAAAASALEQARRNLATTEQLFSQGAVAQSQVDAARAQYQTAEAQYRQAAAQLQAVRAGARPEAVEAAEQQAAQARAAAQAARVNIGQAEAVLQAARANALQTEATLRAARARMARAYLTAPFDGVVSRIFLTAGSPVGPGVPVITLVSREGWVTAEVDESDIDEVRLGQQARITADAYPGLTLTGRVTRIGSAVEIRGGTRIVRVRVDPDRPSGMRAGTSVDVSIIRSRLPGVLLVPIDAVQPGEDGLHYVFVVEAGLLRRRQIRLGERNEVAAEVVAGLREGDLVALGDPAALQEGMRVRVRLAP; encoded by the coding sequence ATGCCTGTGGGGACCGTGATCTCCAGGCGGACGGCAGCAGTCCTGATCCTGATCCTTCTCGGCGGGATCGCCCTGGCCTGGGTCTTCCTGGGTTCCGGGGGGCCGATGGAGGTAGAGGCGGCCCGGATCACCCGCGGGGCCCTTGAGGTCGCCCTCCCGGTGGAAGGAATCTTCGAAACGCGCGCGGTCGAACTGGCCTTTGAGATTCCAGGTCGCCTCGCCGCGGTGTCGGTGGCCGAAGGGGACGCGGTCTTCGCCGGCCAGCGGCTGGCCTGGCTGGAGACCGCCGAACTCGCCGCCGCCGTCGAGCAGGCGGCCGCCGCCGCGCAGGCGGCCCGCAGCGAGGTCGCCCGCGCCGGCGCCGCGGTCGAGGCCGCCCGCCAGCAGGCCGTCCAGGCCCAGGCCGCCTACGGTGCCGCCCTGGCCAACCTCCGGCAGTTGCGGGCTGGAGCCAGGGTGGAGGAGCTGCGGCAGGCCGAGGCGGCCGCCGCCGCGGCGGCCAGTGCGCTGGAACAGGCCCGTCGCAATCTGGCCACGACCGAGCAGTTGTTCTCCCAGGGGGCGGTGGCGCAGAGCCAGGTCGATGCGGCCCGCGCCCAGTACCAGACCGCCGAGGCGCAGTACCGGCAGGCCGCCGCGCAGCTCCAGGCGGTGCGCGCGGGGGCGCGGCCGGAGGCGGTGGAAGCGGCCGAGCAGCAGGCGGCGCAGGCCCGGGCGGCGGCGCAGGCCGCCCGCGTCAACATCGGGCAGGCCGAGGCCGTGCTGCAGGCGGCGCGGGCCAACGCGCTCCAGACCGAGGCCACGCTGCGCGCCGCCCGGGCCCGGATGGCGCGGGCGTACCTGACCGCGCCCTTCGACGGCGTGGTCAGCCGGATCTTTCTCACCGCCGGCTCGCCCGTCGGCCCCGGGGTCCCCGTCATCACCCTCGTCTCCCGGGAGGGCTGGGTCACCGCGGAGGTGGACGAGTCGGACATCGATGAGGTGCGCCTCGGCCAGCAGGCGCGCATCACCGCCGACGCCTACCCGGGGCTGACCCTGACCGGCCGCGTGACGCGCATCGGCAGCGCCGTGGAGATCCGGGGCGGGACGCGGATTGTGCGGGTGCGCGTCGATCCCGACCGGCCCTCCGGGATGCGCGCGGGCACCAGCGTGGACGTCAGCATCATCAGGTCCCGGCTGCCCGGGGTGCTGCTCGTGCCCATCGACGCCGTCCAGCCCGGTGAGGACGGGCTCCACTACGTCTTCGTCGTCGAGGCCGGTCTGTTGCGCCGGCGGCAGATCCGGCTCGGCGAGCGCAACGAGGTGGCGGCCGAGGTGGTGGCGGGGCTGCGGGAGGGCGACCTCGTGGCCCTCGGCGACCCGGCCGCCCTGCAGGAGGGGATGCGGGTCCGGGTCCGTCTGGCGCCATGA